In Papaver somniferum cultivar HN1 unplaced genomic scaffold, ASM357369v1 unplaced-scaffold_12, whole genome shotgun sequence, a single window of DNA contains:
- the LOC113330924 gene encoding uncharacterized protein LOC113330924, producing the protein MLLLQTNGKVDSKLIFWNSMGVLAPEEFVDWLATVEEILDFKEVPENKKVGLVATRLRGRAGAWWKQLKQMRLRRGQAKIKSWENLKKHMRLAFLPHNYTRLIYQQLQNLKQGSKLINDYTKEFYQLVARNDINETEEQLLARYIGGLRMQYQDSLNLFDIYSVSEAYQRALSLEKQYARRVSHTNWSTHTQGGVKNTTSPIPTHRAPTTNVPSKSNTSQQVFQGKCNKCGYEGHKAYDCRKSDRPVKNFLVQGDDEGDAYLDLMEPPIFDKEPDEEVEEEFLTGDQGPCLVVLCNYFTPKLDEGDRWLRHNIFQTTCIIGGKVCKLVIDSGSCENIVSEEVVRKLKLEIKDHPSPYSLSWLNQGSEVKVTKHCLINFSIGNKYVDKVWCDVVLMDACHLLLWRPWQYDRFVNHDGRTNNYSFMWSNKKLTLVPNRDLMPKPQNGDGKNLLTYQKFIEELDDSEVFYILHVKESQSYDSVPPLVKPIREEFQDVFPTDLPDVLPPLRDVQHQIYLVPGSSLPDKAHYRMSPKEHEELRRQVEEIISKGFIRPSLSPCTVPSFKLDFKNGYYEIRIKVGDEWKTAFKTRDGLYEWMVMPFGLSNSPSTFMRVMNQALRPLIGKCVAVYFDDILVYSPNMESHIRHLREVLMILRTQQFYATLKKCAFMTDKVLFLGYVVSKDGISVDEDKVECIRNWPKPKTLFDIRSFHGLASFYRRCIANFSRIMAPITECMKGGKYSWTQEEYEAFELMKIKLSTYPILILPNFDKPFELHCDASKLCIGAVLSQEGKPVTFYSEKLNGTRLSYSTYEVEFYDIVQALKHWMHYLIHNEFILFSDHMELKHINYQDKLSTRNGKWASYLQQFTFSIKHKSGVQNKVADALSRRTSLLTQMRAFILGFDDIRELLKNDTYFGPLMVDERSLQNGDYVLFDGYLYWKNCLCIP; encoded by the exons ATGTTACTACTTCAAACCAATGGCAAGGTGGACTCAAAGTTGATATTCTGGAATTCCATGGGGGTTTTAGCTCCGGAAGAATTTGTTGATTGGTTAGCAACGGTTGAAGAAATCTTGGATTTCAAGGAAGTGCCCGAAAATAAGAAAGTTGGGTTGGTTGCAACAAGACTTCGAGGAAGAGCCGGCGCTTGGTGGAAACAACTTAAACAAATGAGGTTGAGAAGAGGTCAAGCTAAAATTAAATCTTGGGAGAATCTTAAGAAACATATGAGGCTTGCATTTTTACCCCATAATTATACAAGACTTATCTATCAACAACTTCAAAATCTTAAGCAAGGGTCCAAGTTGATTAATGACTACACCAAAGAGTTCTATCAACTGGTTGCAAGGAACGATATTAATGAAACGGAAGAACAACTTCTAGCAAGGTATATAGGAGGTTTGAGAATGCAATATCAAGATTctttaaacttatttgatatttatTCGGTGTCGGAAGCATATCAAAGGGCATTATCTTTGGAGAAGCAATACGCAAGGAGAGTTTCACATACCAATTGGAGTACTCACACTCAAGGAGGTGTTAAAAATACTACTTCTCCAATTCCAACTCATCGAGCTCCAACTACTAACGTTCCATCAAAATCCAATACTTCTCAACAAGTCTTTCAAGGTAAATGTAACAAGTGTGGATATGAAGGACACAAAGCATATGATTGTAGGAAGAGTGATCGTCCGGTGAAGAACTTCCTTGTTCAAggtgatgatgaaggtgatgcaTATTTGGACCTTATGGAGCCACCAATATTTGATAAAGAACCCGAcgaagaagtggaagaagagtttcTCACCGGTGACCAAGGACCATGTTTGGTTGTGTTGTGTAACTATTTTACTCCAAAACTCGATGAGGGTGATCGATGGCTACGCCACAACATTTTTCAAACCACTTGCATAATTGGTGGGAAAGTTTGCAAGCTTGTGATTGATTCGGGGAGTTGTGAAAATATTGTTTCCGAAGAAGTGGTTCGAAAGTTGAAGTTAGAGATAAAAGACCATCCTTCTCCATATTCTTTATCATGGCTTAACCAAGGAAGCGAGGTAAAAGTCACTAAACATTGTCTCATTAATTTTTCTATTGGTAACAAATATGTAGACAAagtttggtgtgatgttgttttGATGGATGCATGTCATTTACTTCTTTGGCGCCCTTGGCAATATGATCGGTTTGTGAATCATGATGGGAGAACAAACAACTATTCTTTCATGTGGAGCAATAAGAAGTTGACTCTTGTACCCAATCGTGATCTTATGCCTAAGCCACAAAATGGTGATGGTAAAAATCTACTTACTTATCAAAAGTTCATAGAAGAGTTGGATGATTCAGAGGTTTTCTATATACTTCATGTTAAAGAATCTCAATCGTATGATTCTGTGCCACCGCTAGTAAAGCCAATTAGAGAAGAATTTCAAGATGTTTTTCCTACCGACTTACCTGATGTATTACCACCATTACGAGATGTGCAACACCAAATTTATCTAGTACCCGGTTCAAGTCTTCCCGACAAAGCCCACTATCGGATGAGTCCCAAAGAACATGAAGAATTACGTCGCCAAGTTGAAGAGATTATATCCAAAGGTTTTATAAGACCGAGTCTTAGCCCTTGTACGGTGCCGTCCTT CAAACTTGATTTTAAAAATGGATATTATGAAATTCGTATCAAGGTGggagatgaatggaagactgCTTTCAAGACTAGAGACGGTTTGTATGAATGGATGGTTATGCCATTTGGGCTATCAAATTCTCCAAGTACATTTATGCGAGTAATGAATCAAGCACTTCGGCCGTTGATTGGGAAGTGTGTGGCTGTTTACTTTGATGACATACTTGTTTATAGTCCCAATATGGAATCTCATATACGTCACCTCCGTGAGGTTCTCATGATTTTGCGGACACAACAATTTTATGCTACCTTGAAGAAGTGTGCATTCATGACCGATAAAGTTTTGTTTCTTGGTTATGTGGTTAGTAAGGATGGGATTTCGGTAGATGAAGATAAAGTGGAATGCATAAGGAATTGGCCCAAGCCAAAAACTTTGTTTGATATTCGAAGTTTTCATGGGTTAGCTTCTTTTTATCGTCGGTGCATTGCAAACTTTAGCAGAATCATGGCTCCAATAACCGAATGCATGAAGGGTGGAAAGTATTCATGGACTCAAGAAGAATACGAAGCCTTTGAATTGATGAAAATAAAGTTAAGTACATATCCAATCTTAATATTACCAAATTTTGATAAACCATTTGAACTTCATTGTGATGCTTCTAAACTATGCATTGGGGCGGTTCTTAGTCAAGAAGGGAAACCGGTGACATTTTATAGTGAAAAGTTGAATGGGACAAGACTTTCATATAGCACTTACGAAGTTGAGTTTTATGATATTGTTCAAGCACTCAAGCATTGGATGCACTATCTTATTCACAatgagttcattttattttcggACCACATGGAATTAAAGCACATCAATTATCAAGACAAGCTTTCTACTAGGAATGGTAAATGGGCTTCTTATTTGCAGCAATTTACTTTTTCCATCAAGCACAAGTCGGGTGTACAAAACAAGGTAGCGGATGCCTTGAGTCGACGTACTTCTCTTCTTACACAAATGAGGGCTTTTATTTTGGGATTCGATGATATTCGGGAGCTCTTAAAGAATGATACTTATTTTGGTCCTCTTATGGT